The Tenuifilum thalassicum genome includes the window GTTTAGGACACTATAAGGAGTGTCATCTGCTGGTTTTTCAACAGGCTTTAAAAGTTTTTTTCCGAATAAGTACCTATAGCTAAGTGCGCTCGTAAGAATATTAAACCCCAAATTTGGTTCTTTTACACTTCCATTTGAAGCATGGGCCACCCCTAAACTCATCGAAACTAAATGCTTTCTACTTATTCTGTATGAGGCATTCACCTCATACTGAAAAAAAACATTTATTGGAGTACCTAACACCATGTTCTCTCTGTTGCTAACCCTGTCGTGCCATTTTGAAGCGTAACTTAGACCAACAGACAATGTGTTTCCAATGTTAAAACGGCTATCTTTATTTAAAAATTCTCTATTTATAAAAAAGTATAGTCCAGTCAAAGAGCCATACAAACTTTCATTACCTAGGCCTGAATGGTGCAAGCCAACTCCGACCACGGGGAAATTATACTCCCAATGCCACAACTTTTTACCACTAGTTTGAATTCCATAGTTTAGCTGAAACCCAGTAACATTTTCGGTAATAAAATACTTCATGTAACCATGATGAGGGACTATAAATCCAGTTCGAAATCTTAAATCGATAGAATTTTTGAAATCTTGAGAGAGAACAACTTCGCTGGCTAGCAAATTAACAAAAGCAATTACAAAAAGAATCCTACGCATTATTGAAACCGATAAACAACTAAAAACTCAATCACTCTATTACGTTGACCAGTATCCATTCTATAAGAAATGTTATCGTTATATGGCCTAATTGGGATTATAGAATAAGATAACATTAGACCAAATCGCCAATTTTCGCTATAATTATACTCCATGCCAGCAAGGGCGGCAATTTCAAACTTCCTAAACGAAAAAGCATCTGAATCAGGGAAAGTTCCAAGTGAATTTTCTTCGGTTGCTTTTGTTAGGTAACCAACAGAAGTGCCAGCAATAGCGCTAAAACCATTTACAAACTGATATCCAAAAGTGAAGGGTAACTCAAAGTAGTTAAGCTTCATTCTATAAAAATCAGTCATATCGGAGTCTTTGATTTTTGCGAAGCTTCCCTTTTGAATAAATCTAAAATTAGCCCTCCAAAACCAATTAGCAACCAAATTTCGCTCTACCCAAAATCCAAGAATAGGACCAGCCTTATCAAAGCCACCATAGGTATCGCCATCGACTTGAGTAGCTGCAACACCTAGAGTTACACCGCCCTTAAAACCCTGAGCAAAGGTATCAACAAAAGAAAGTTGCAATGCAACAAGTGCGATGATAAAAAGTCTATGGTGTTTCATCTTTAATCATTTTCAGCATCGCTGGAACTCCAACCGATGCTTTATCCTTAATAAAAGTAACATCATTTCGCCAAACGTTAACATCATTTGGGTCAATAAGATATATGGGACAACCTTTTGGAGCATAGTCCAACAAACCTGCAGCAGGATAAACGTTTAACGATGTTCCAACTACCGCAAATATTTCTGCGGTTTGGACAATCTTGGCAGCTTCGGTAAGCATAGGCACATCCTCGCCAAACCATACCACATGAGGTCGCAATTGATAACCATCAATATTGTCGCCCCATTTTATGTCGTTGTAGCCAATATCGATAATATTATTTGGATTATTTACTGGTCGTGCTTTAGTCAGTTCGCCATGCAAATGCATCACTTTTGAGCTGCCTGCACGTTCATGCAAATTATCGACATTCTGTGTTATCACATAAATGTCAAAGTCGTTCTCTGCATTGGCTATTGCCAAGTGTGCAGCATTTGGCTTAGCACTTTTAAGCTGTCTTCTTCGCTGATTATAGAACTCAAGAACTAGTTGAGGATTTTTTTGCCATCCCTCAATGCTCGCCACTTCCATAACATCATACTCCTCCCACAAACCACCCATATCGCGGAAGGTTCTAATTCCACTCTCTGCACTAATACCTGCACCAGTTAGCACTACTAATCGTTTACGCATAACTATAAATCGAAATATGTTTTATAGAAATGTTGTATATCTTGGTTTAGTTCAATATAAAAATTAGCCGCTTCTGTAGGATTAAACTCGAATTTTCGCCACTTTTCATACTTCATCTGAGTTCGCTGAATTATCTCACGGTCAAACACCCTTGTAAGCTGAATTAAACCTGTTTGCTCTTTATTAACCAAGCTGTTTAATAAAACATAATTTTTGCCTTCATCCCAATTCTCTAAGGGGAAGCAACTCTTTTTCAATTGTAAGGTATAATCGCAAAGTTTTGCATTTTGGGTTCCTGGAGCTGTAATTAGTTGGGGCAACACACCACCTGCCCCAACCCATAAGGGTACTGCAACAGATGCTGGTTGAAAGCCCAACTTTACCCACATTGTAGAAAAATCTGTGGGTTCTAACGCCAAAACACCCTGAATAACAACTGTTGAGGAAGAATAATAACGAAGAATATAATCACGTAAGGAAACAATTTTGTCAACTTTTGAAATCTCTTTAGTCAAATCAATATTAGTAAATTCCTGCTTAAGGCTAACGGTTGCATTTGTAAGCAGGAACTCAGGGGTTAGGTCTCCTGCAGCTTTTGCCTCTTTCAACAAATTTGTTGCAGTAGCAAAACGGATATAGCCAGCACCTTTATTTGATTCGCCAGAAACCGAGAAATTTGTTCTAACCAAAAAACCATCGGGAGCATCGGTATTGCTGTTGGCATCATAAAATCGATATGAGAAATTGTTAACCTCAAAATAGCCAGCACCACCCTTTGCATCAATAATCCCAAAATTTGCTGAAACACCCCACGGTTTAGGCAAGGTGTCGAGCATCTGTGCAAAATCGGTTATAGTAGCGCAAGAACCTAAAGCCAACTTCATGATTAGCCCTTCCAAATCTTGTTTTCTTGTAGAGTCGGTATCTGGTTTAATATTGTATGATGCTGAGTTCATAATAGAGAAACCAGCACTATTAGTCCCAGCCCAAACATGCCGTTCCGGGTCATCGGAGTTAATTAGCGCCAGATACCTAAACCTTGGCCCAACTTCATACACTACTTTATTAT containing:
- a CDS encoding acyloxyacyl hydrolase, which encodes MRRILFVIAFVNLLASEVVLSQDFKNSIDLRFRTGFIVPHHGYMKYFITENVTGFQLNYGIQTSGKKLWHWEYNFPVVGVGLHHSGLGNESLYGSLTGLYFFINREFLNKDSRFNIGNTLSVGLSYASKWHDRVSNRENMVLGTPINVFFQYEVNASYRISRKHLVSMSLGVAHASNGSVKEPNLGFNILTSALSYRYLFGKKLLKPVEKPADDTPYSVLNLAFFGSEKAIDGFTGKQYGILGLSMEKLYRVAPLSMLGAELCIYSDGSIPDLMVDKNDNSINPKASDKVAISLNATYLLSFGRVSMAFQPGIYLKNGFYGLAGVTNKAGLRVMLNKTLQLSVAIKAHWLAQADFIEVGLRYSVEKHEK
- a CDS encoding porin family protein gives rise to the protein MKHHRLFIIALVALQLSFVDTFAQGFKGGVTLGVAATQVDGDTYGGFDKAGPILGFWVERNLVANWFWRANFRFIQKGSFAKIKDSDMTDFYRMKLNYFELPFTFGYQFVNGFSAIAGTSVGYLTKATEENSLGTFPDSDAFSFRKFEIAALAGMEYNYSENWRFGLMLSYSIIPIRPYNDNISYRMDTGQRNRVIEFLVVYRFQ
- a CDS encoding SIR2 family NAD-dependent protein deacylase encodes the protein MRKRLVVLTGAGISAESGIRTFRDMGGLWEEYDVMEVASIEGWQKNPQLVLEFYNQRRRQLKSAKPNAAHLAIANAENDFDIYVITQNVDNLHERAGSSKVMHLHGELTKARPVNNPNNIIDIGYNDIKWGDNIDGYQLRPHVVWFGEDVPMLTEAAKIVQTAEIFAVVGTSLNVYPAAGLLDYAPKGCPIYLIDPNDVNVWRNDVTFIKDKASVGVPAMLKMIKDETP
- a CDS encoding C45 family peptidase — translated: MKRTFITAILAFSIVSFNSGLACTTAIISGKVTPDGRPLLWKHRDADNFNNKVVYEVGPRFRYLALINSDDPERHVWAGTNSAGFSIMNSASYNIKPDTDSTRKQDLEGLIMKLALGSCATITDFAQMLDTLPKPWGVSANFGIIDAKGGAGYFEVNNFSYRFYDANSNTDAPDGFLVRTNFSVSGESNKGAGYIRFATATNLLKEAKAAGDLTPEFLLTNATVSLKQEFTNIDLTKEISKVDKIVSLRDYILRYYSSSTVVIQGVLALEPTDFSTMWVKLGFQPASVAVPLWVGAGGVLPQLITAPGTQNAKLCDYTLQLKKSCFPLENWDEGKNYVLLNSLVNKEQTGLIQLTRVFDREIIQRTQMKYEKWRKFEFNPTEAANFYIELNQDIQHFYKTYFDL